The Streptococcus sp. VT 162 genome has a window encoding:
- a CDS encoding glutamine amidotransferase codes for MKIGILALQGAFAEHEKVLDKLGVASVQIRNLDDFQKHQSDLAGLILPGGESTTMGKLLRDQQMLLPIREAILSGLPVFGTCAGLILLAKEITSQEESHLGTMDIVVERNAYGRQLGSFYTEAECKGVGQIPMTFIRGPIISSVGEGVEILATVDDQIVAAQEKNMLVTSFHPELTDDVGLHQYFINMCKEKS; via the coding sequence ATGAAAATTGGAATATTGGCCTTGCAGGGTGCCTTTGCAGAACATGAAAAAGTGCTAGATAAACTAGGAGTCGCTAGTGTCCAAATCAGAAATTTAGATGATTTTCAGAAACATCAGAGTGACTTGGCGGGTTTGATATTACCTGGTGGGGAGTCTACAACCATGGGCAAGCTCTTGCGTGACCAGCAGATGCTGCTTCCCATCCGAGAAGCTATTTTATCTGGACTCCCAGTCTTTGGAACCTGCGCCGGTTTGATTTTGCTGGCTAAGGAAATCACTTCTCAGGAAGAAAGTCATCTTGGAACCATGGATATAGTGGTTGAGCGCAATGCTTATGGGCGCCAACTAGGAAGCTTCTATACAGAGGCAGAATGTAAGGGAGTCGGTCAGATTCCCATGACTTTTATCCGTGGACCGATTATCAGCAGTGTTGGAGAGGGTGTAGAAATTCTAGCAACAGTTGATGATCAAATCGTTGCTGCGCAAGAAAAAAATATGCTGGTAACTTCTTTTCATCCAGAATTGAC
- a CDS encoding pyridoxal biosynthesis lyase PdxS (with PdxT forms pyridoxal 5'-phosphate from glutamine, either ribose 5-phosphate or ribulose 5-phosphate, and either glyceraldehyde 3-phosphate or dihydroxyacetone phosphate), producing the protein MTENRYELNKNLAQMLKGGVIMDVQNPEQARIAEAAGAAAVMALERIPADIRAAGGVSRMSDPKMIKEIQEAVSIPVMAKVRIGHFVEAQILEAIEIDYIDESEVLSPADDRFHVDKKEFQVPFVCGAKDLGEALRRIAEGASMIRTKGEPGTGDIVQAVRHMRMMNQEIRRIQNLREDELYVAAKDLQVPVELVQYVHEHGKLPVVNFAAGGVATPADAALMMQLGAEGVFVGSGIFKSGDPVKRASAIVKAVTNYQNPQILAQISEDLGEAMVGINESEIQILMAERGK; encoded by the coding sequence ATGACTGAAAATCGTTATGAACTAAATAAAAACTTGGCACAGATGCTCAAAGGTGGGGTTATCATGGACGTTCAGAACCCTGAACAGGCTCGTATCGCAGAGGCTGCTGGTGCGGCAGCTGTTATGGCGTTGGAGCGGATTCCAGCTGATATTCGTGCAGCTGGTGGAGTTTCCCGTATGAGTGATCCAAAGATGATTAAGGAAATCCAAGAAGCGGTCAGCATTCCAGTGATGGCCAAGGTCAGAATTGGGCATTTTGTTGAAGCTCAGATTTTAGAGGCTATTGAGATTGACTATATCGATGAGAGTGAAGTACTGTCTCCAGCAGACGATCGTTTCCATGTAGATAAGAAAGAATTTCAAGTTCCTTTTGTTTGTGGAGCTAAGGATTTGGGTGAAGCCTTGCGTCGTATCGCTGAAGGAGCTTCCATGATTCGGACAAAAGGAGAACCGGGTACAGGTGACATTGTTCAAGCCGTTCGCCATATGCGCATGATGAATCAAGAAATCCGTCGCATTCAAAATCTCCGTGAGGATGAACTTTATGTGGCTGCCAAGGACTTGCAAGTCCCTGTTGAATTGGTCCAATACGTCCATGAACATGGAAAATTACCAGTTGTTAACTTTGCAGCTGGAGGTGTGGCAACGCCAGCAGATGCTGCGCTGATGATGCAATTGGGGGCAGAGGGTGTCTTTGTCGGTTCAGGTATTTTCAAGTCAGGCGACCCTGTTAAACGAGCAAGTGCTATTGTCAAAGCCGTAACCAACTACCAAAATCCTCAAATTCTGGCTCAAATCTCTGAAGACCTAGGGGAAGCCATGGTTGGTATCAATGAGAGTGAAATTCAAATTCTCATGGCAGAGCGAGGAAAATAG
- a CDS encoding NADH oxidase translates to MSKIVVVGANHAGTACINTMLDNFGHENEIVVFDQNSNISFLGCGMALWIGEQIDGPEGLFYSDKEKLEAKGAKVYMNSPVLSIDYDNKVVTAEVEGKEHKESYDKLIFATGSTPILPPIEGVEIVKGNREFKATLENVQFVKLYQNAEEVIEKLEDKSKHLERIAVVGGGYIGVELAEAFERLGKEVVLVDIVDTVLNGYYDKDFTQMMAKNLEDHNIRLALGQTVKAIQGDGKVERLVTDKETFDVDMVVLAVGFRPNTALADGKIELFRNGAFLVDKKQETSIPGVYAVGDCATVYDNARKDTSYIALASNAVRTGIVGAYNACGHELEGIGVQGSNGISIYGLHMVSTGLTLEKAKAAGYNATETGFNDLQKPEFIKHDNHEVAIKIVFDKDSREILGAQMVSHDAAISMGIHMFSLAIQEHVTIDKLALTDLFFLPHFNKPYNYITMAALTAEK, encoded by the coding sequence ATGAGTAAAATCGTTGTAGTTGGTGCTAACCACGCTGGTACAGCTTGTATTAATACGATGTTGGACAACTTCGGACATGAGAACGAAATCGTAGTATTTGACCAAAACTCAAATATTTCATTCCTTGGTTGTGGAATGGCGCTTTGGATCGGGGAACAAATTGATGGCCCAGAAGGTCTCTTCTACTCTGATAAAGAAAAATTGGAAGCAAAAGGTGCTAAAGTTTACATGAACTCACCAGTTCTTTCAATTGACTACGATAACAAAGTTGTGACTGCAGAAGTTGAAGGTAAAGAACACAAAGAGTCTTATGATAAATTGATCTTTGCAACTGGTTCAACTCCAATCTTGCCTCCAATCGAAGGTGTTGAAATCGTTAAGGGTAACCGCGAATTCAAAGCGACTCTTGAAAATGTACAATTTGTTAAATTGTACCAAAACGCTGAAGAAGTTATTGAAAAACTTGAAGACAAGAGCAAACACCTTGAGCGCATTGCCGTTGTTGGTGGTGGTTACATCGGTGTTGAACTTGCAGAAGCCTTTGAGCGTCTTGGAAAAGAAGTGGTGCTTGTCGATATCGTAGACACAGTCTTGAACGGCTACTATGACAAAGACTTTACCCAAATGATGGCGAAGAACTTGGAAGACCACAACATCCGCTTGGCTCTTGGTCAAACAGTTAAAGCCATCCAAGGTGATGGAAAAGTTGAACGCTTGGTAACAGACAAAGAAACATTTGATGTAGATATGGTGGTTCTTGCTGTTGGCTTCCGTCCAAACACAGCTCTTGCTGATGGTAAGATTGAACTCTTCCGTAACGGTGCTTTTCTTGTAGATAAGAAACAAGAAACATCTATCCCAGGTGTATACGCTGTTGGTGACTGTGCAACTGTTTATGACAATGCTCGTAAAGACACTAGTTACATCGCTCTTGCTTCTAACGCTGTACGTACTGGTATCGTTGGTGCTTATAACGCTTGTGGTCATGAATTGGAAGGAATCGGAGTTCAAGGATCAAACGGTATCTCTATCTACGGTCTTCACATGGTTTCAACTGGTTTGACTCTTGAAAAAGCCAAAGCTGCAGGCTATAATGCAACTGAAACTGGCTTTAACGATCTTCAAAAACCAGAATTTATCAAACATGACAACCACGAAGTTGCCATCAAGATTGTCTTTGACAAAGACAGCCGCGAAATCCTTGGTGCACAAATGGTGTCACATGATGCTGCTATCAGTATGGGAATCCACATGTTCTCACTTGCTATCCAAGAGCATGTAACCATTGATAAATTGGCTTTGACAGACCTATTCTTCTTGCCACATTTCAACAAACCATACAATTACATCACAATGGCTGCACTTACAGCTGAAAAATAA